DNA sequence from the Candida dubliniensis CD36 chromosome 5, complete sequence genome:
taattttttatcaGGTGATATAGTAAtacaattaattgatcttactttatcttttaatttagATGGTGATGTATTACCAGTAGTACCActgccaccaccaccaccaatatttatatcattattagtactattattataattatcatcaaaattatcaattgaagtaCCAAATATTTCTATTGGTTCTGAATTTATAGGATATCCATATAAATCTcgtttcaattctttttcagaATAATCATAATTCTTGATCATATTTAAATATGCATTAGCTGAAGAAGTCCCCCCACCatttcctcctcctcctctttttttcataCCATTATGGTTGTAGTTATTGGTATAACTAATATTGGCACAAAAGAATCGTTGAGTTATTACTTCATTagtttcaatatcaatagtacaaacaacaactccTCCACTAGCAGTATAAGCTATTAAATCATcttgaataaaaaattgatgagAAGTTTTAGCTGATGTAccaatgatttttttgatattcaaattgaaaaaattatgaTTAATATTGAGATTATTATGAATATCGATATCACTATTCATTGAACCATtgaaataatatatataaatgtaTATCTGCttggaacaacaacaacaaaaaaacaaggaTTAAATGAGTGTAGCCAGTAAATATGATAATGTAGccaatataatataatataatatgatatgataatattgatttctCTTAATTAGttaaaaaggaaaagttgacaaaagaataattgttggatttcttctttttttttggttataCTTCAATTTAAgtttaaatgaaattaaaaaaaacaaaaaaaatgtaaacaaaCCATGCTTATATGCAGTCACAGCAAAAAAcaacacaaaaaaaagggtAGTGTAATTGTGCACAACCTAatctatttcttcttcttcttcttcttcttcttcttcttcttcttcaatatcatcacTTTTCATATAACTCATCCTATTCAATACAATTTAATCATTCTTATATAGTcatattcaataatataaatatattaataacaTGTCTGAAGAAAtatctttatcattagaagaaacaaataaactACGAATTAATGCAGGATTACCACCTATACCAACACCCCAACCTAATAATGAtgcagaagaagaagataaagtgatatctttatcaattgaagaaaccAATAAATTACGACAACAAATTGGATTACCTTTACTACCAATAACTACAATTACAAATTTATTTGgtgatgatattgaatataaaaattatgaaaattatgaaaagaaacaattacaagaattagaaaataatcaattattagaaagaattaataatgCAAAATTTAATACCAATAAACGGAAATTTTTAACTAATAATactttaattgatgataatgataatgaaaaagatttaGATTTAGATTTAGATACAGATGATTGGTTAAATAATTTAGGCAAAACTGATTCTATTCCTAAACTGagcaagaacaagaaacaGAAAGTAGTAACTGGTATTGCTAAGCCaaacaaatataatgaaagttctgaaattattattggtcaTAGTATTAAAGAATTACGATCACttggtaataatgaaattttaacATTGAAAGATAGTaatatattaaatgatgaagaaagagaaagagaaagagaaagagaaagagaacCGGAAgatattttaattaatcaagATTTATCTAATAAGGCAacattaaaaagaaatttaaCAGAAAGGAAAGAAGCAGagaatattaaatttaatggGAGACATTATAGAAGGAATAATAACGACAACGACaacgaagaagaagagaaagaagaagaggaagaagattttgatGACAATGGATTGttgattaatgataaagTGATAATGAGTGGATCTACTATTGATTTATCTAAGCCCATTGTATCAGtaaaagataaaaagaagaatatgaTGACAATTACTAATTTATTTGAAGAtcttgataatgatgatgatgatgacaacaatgtcaaatcaaatgtacctataaaaatgaaaaaaataaagaaaaagaaagataatattaaaaagaaGTTAACTAAATATAAGTTATTAGATGTTACTATAAAACCAAATaacaatgatgataatgacaacaatgataatattgatgatgatattgatgatattgaaaatcaattatctAATAGTATATCTAGTTTAAGAAccaaaaaattacaaactAGATCAGAATTTACTCCAGAACAATTAGCTGAAGAAATATCTACTAATAAACGATGggaatttgaaaagaatttagaacaagaaaatttgaaaaataatgtATTATATAATGATACAATAggatttttaaataatttggaGAGTAATATTTTAAGTGAATCAGGTGAAGTTGAAATGATTACCAACACTAATGAAAGTGATaatgaacaacaagaacaagaacaagaacaagacCACGCACAAGAACAAGACCACTCACAAGAACAAGATTTGAAgcaaattattgataaattggattctaatgttgttgaagagaaacaaaaaaatgatgaaatacCAAAATTTAATGGTGGATTAGCTGaaactttgaaatttttgaaatctcATAATATATTTGAATCAACAAGAGGAATAAGTACCATAACTAATCAAGAATTGAgacaacaagaattagCAAGAGAAGAAgtaattaaaaaatcagaattattaaagatgaaaatatcaattgaagaaagaatattaaaagaagaattaaataaagataaatcaTATATTCGAATGCCTAAAATTGAACGATcaagatattttgaaaaattattagatattagattaaaacaaaaaggaataatcattgataatgataataataataagagaAATCTGTCAGGGATGGtacaaaataatttaaaaatatataatccTAAAGTTGAATTAACTTATAAAGATGAATTAGGTAATGTATTAAATACTAAACAAGCATATAAACAATTATCTCATAAATATCATGGAACAGGATTagataaaactaaaaagaaacaagaacaaatgaagaagaagaaaatgcAAAAGGgtaaaaattcaacaacaacaacaacaacaacaacggtTACAGAAAGAATTATCAACTAAAAAGATCAAGAATGTAAcagattcaattgatagaAATTATGcattaataaaaagaaatttttcactttatattttgtgaaatactttttattaatgcataatttatatttattaataatccaatccaataataataagttATATTCTCTATATCTCGTAGTTTTCTATATATTATCCAATTCCGagaatttaaatatataaCAACAGTCgtaattgattcattgtATAATGCTCATCTACTAATTAACAATGTGCTGTGtatgaatgaataatagTTTAtccaatcaatcaattaaatgaatagaatagaatagaattgTTAGAAGTTGGATTGAATTTTgacaaataattttaaaaacaaTGATTGAATAAGATGAAGATCGGactattaaaaaaaaaaaacaaaaaatggCAATATCTGATtggttaataataattaaattctATTGTATGCCAAGACTGGGAACCCAACCAAACCAGCCGATGTTGTTAACTACattcaattccaattcaattcaattcattcaattgttttacaATAAcacaaaaattgatattcaGTCAATCATTGaagaaggaaggaaggaaggaaggaaggaagatgaaaaagataaagaaaaattttttatttattcatcatcatcatcatcatctgcTACCATGTAAATAGTTTTTCATCATTGGTGTATATCTTCtcttcaattaaattaaattaaattgaattgaattgtcAACTAGAAGAATTACGATTagttaattaatttaatttatattgtaaagtatatatatatatataacttctttctttctttctttctttctttctttcttttaattcatttaatctATTCCATCATTCCATTCCATTCCATCACCCTCTTTCatttcctttcctttcctttccttttccACCCCCctgaatattttttttatttttgtcacaagaaaaaattttttttttttttttttctttcttttcttttctttctttatttatttaacaTTTATCAATTCCATCAACTTCCCATTAACTTCTTCCCCCtttttaatatattaaGCCTTGtttaattcttgtaattaaataaactaAAAGGGGTCTAATATTTTAactatcatcattatcattatcattatcattactgGCAAAATCCAATAGTTAGGTTAATCTCCTGGTtagaatttttttattttttttaacaaaaaaaaaacaaccagatttaacaataacaacaataacaataagaagaagaagaagaagaaagcCGAAAGCCgaaaaaacataaaaacgaaaacaaattaaaattaaaaaaaaaaatcacttcttttatcatcaattcaatttctatATTTCCTTCCTTTTGAAGTTTATtctattatatatatatatatattgttcAAGAGAAGAGAAGATGCCACTGTCACTGTCtatttttgaatcaaattctaatgaaaataatatcacAGTggttttggaaattttaGATTTACATACTACAAAAGATATCACCGATATTACAACTATactaaataaattattccCTAAACTCATATCCAAAGATTtccatcatcaacaactcACAATTATATATGATTcttatgattatgatgatattaGTATATTAAATGCCATATCAGAAATTGGTTTCCCCGTGAAAATCCTTTCCAGTACTGCACCACAATATAAAACAACAGTTAATATTCAAGGTATGACTTGTGGTGCATGTTCAGCTTCTATAACTGAAGCTTTGGAGAAAACTCCTGGAGTTTATAAagcatcaatttcattaatcaCAGAAAATGGATTAATTATTCATTCAcctaaattatcaattgaaaatattataaCCATTATTGAAGATTGTGGATTTGATGCTCAAATTGAAAGTTCCAAAACTAAACATACACAATCACAATCACAATCACTACCAAAAACTTCTCAACCACAAAGATTCAAAACTACTATTGGAATAATTGGAATGACATGTGGTGCTTGTTCTGCTTCAATAACTAATGTCATAGAAAAATTACCGGGAGTAGAAAATGTATCGGTTTCATTAATAACTGAAGAAGCTTCTATTATTCATGATTCAACCATCacaattcaacaattaaaacaaacCATTGAAGATTGTGGATTTACTGCAACATtcacaaaatcaataaatttaaatcaatattcatcaaataataataataatgaggATGATTCCAATGAACAAGTCACattaaaaattgttggaGTTAATCATACTACTGATTTAATTGGTTTACGATATAATATTGAAGCTTATTTACGAAGTATATCAggaattcaaaaatttgatttaacaTTACGTGGAATGAATGCAAGTTCAGATATAATGCCTACACAAGTTGGTACATTAATAACTGAAGAAGATACTATTACTGATGTTAAAAATCTTGTTAATGAATTAGTTTTCCAATATGATTCAGATAATGTTGGAATAAGAGATATTATCGATGGATTAAATTCTATTGATcatggtaataataataataataatattgaatttatggTGATAAATTCATTAGATCAATCTTCAACTactcaattgaaattattatcaaaaattaaagatattaattattggaaaaatatttttattcaaagTCTTATATTTGGTATTCcagtattatttttaaatcataCCAAAAATTGGCCCATTTGGGAAACTACCATGATTTTCCCCGGATTATATTTGGTATCTTTATTGGAATTAATATTAAGTAgttatattcaattatgTTTAGGAGCAATATTTATTAGgaaattttcatcatttttaagAAAAGGTTTTAAAGGTGCTACAATGGACGTATTAGTTTGTATATCAACCATGTGTTCATATATTTTTTCACTTACAACTATTATTGTTAGTGTTTGGAATGGAAAAAAAGATGGTGCCCCACCAGTATTATTTGATACTTTAGTTATgttaatttcatttgtttcatttgggaaattattagaaaataaAGCTAAAGGGGCAACATCAACAGCATTATCAagtttattatcattaacaCCATCAATTTGtactattattaatgatattcctgaatatgaaaaattcattaatatacaacaaaatcaatcaattgaaaaatcagaaaataaaattaaaaataaaaattcatcTTTTATACAAGATTTCCCCACTAGAGTTATaagtattgatttaatacAACCTAATGATATTGCTATTGTTTTACCTGGAGGTAAAATACCTGCTGATGGAGAAATTGTTTTCGGTGAAacagaaattgatgaatctTTAATTACTGGTGAACCATTACCagtttataaaaaatttaaagatAAAGTTATTGGTGGTTCAATTAATGGACCTCATTTAATTCATATTAAAGTGATTCATACGGGGAAAAAATCTcaattacaacaaattattaatttagtTAAAGAATCTCAAATTAATAAAGCTCCAGTACAAAAATTTTCTGATTATATT
Encoded proteins:
- a CDS encoding U4/U6.U5 small nuclear ribonucleoprotein component, putative (Similar to S. cerevisiae SNU66;~In S. cerevisiae: component of the U4/U6.U5 snRNP complex involved in pre-mRNA splicing via spliceosome;~contains the SART-1 domain (Pfam:PF03343); SART-1 is a protein involved in cell cycle arrest and pre-mRNA splicing [1][2]. It has been shown to be a component of U4/U6 x U5 tri-snRNP complex in human, Schizosaccharomyces pombe and Saccharomyces cerevisiae [3]. SART-1 is a known tumour antigen in a range of cancers recognised by T cells), which produces MSEEISLSLEETNKLRINAGLPPIPTPQPNNDAEEEDKVISLSIEETNKLRQQIGLPLLPITTITNLFGDDIEYKNYENYEKKQLQELENNQLLERINNAKFNTNKRKFLTNNTLIDDNDNEKDLDLDLDTDDWLNNLGKTDSIPKSSKNKKQKVVTGIAKPNKYNESSEIIIGHSIKELRSLGNNEILTLKDSNILNDEEREREREREREPEDILINQDLSNKATLKRNLTERKEAENIKFNGRHYRRNNNDNDNEEEEKEEEEEDFDDNGLLINDKVIMSGSTIDLSKPIVSVKDKKKNMMTITNLFEDLDNDDDDDNNVKSNVPIKMKKIKKKKDNIKKKLTKYKLLDVTIKPNNNDDNDNNDNIDDDIDDIENQLSNSISSLRTKKLQTRSEFTPEQLAEEISTNKRWEFEKNLEQENLKNNVLYNDTIGFLNNLESNILSESGEVEMITNTNESDNEQQEQEQEQDHAQEQDHSQEQDLKQIIDKLDSNVVEEKQKNDEIPKFNGGLAETLKFLKSHNIFESTRGISTITNQELRQQELAREEVIKKSELLKMKISIEERILKEELNKDKSYIRMPKIERSRYFEKLLDIRLKQKGIIIDNDNNNKRNSSGMVQNNLKIYNPKVELTYKDELGNVLNTKQAYKQLSHKYHGTGLDKTKKKQEQMKKKKMQKGKNSTTTTTTTTVTERIIN
- a CDS encoding cation-transporting ATPase, putative (Similar to S. cerevisiae CCC2;~In S. cerevisiae: Cu(+2)-transporting P-type ATPase, required for export of copper from the cytosol into an extracytosolic compartment; has similarity to human proteins involved in Menkes and Wilsons diseases) — its product is MPSSSSIFESNSNENNITVVLEILDLHTTKDITDITTILNKLFPKLISKDFHHQQLTIIYDSYDYDDISILNAISEIGFPVKILSSTAPQYKTTVNIQGMTCGACSASITEALEKTPGVYKASISLITENGLIIHSPKLSIENIITIIEDCGFDAQIESSKTKHTQSQSQSLPKTSQPQRFKTTIGIIGMTCGACSASITNVIEKLPGVENVSVSLITEEASIIHDSTITIQQLKQTIEDCGFTATFTKSINLNQYSSNNNNNEDDSNEQVTLKIVGVNHTTDLIGLRYNIEAYLRSISGIQKFDLTLRGMNASSDIMPTQVGTLITEEDTITDVKNLVNELVFQYDSDNVGIRDIIDGLNSIDHGNNNNNNIEFMVINSLDQSSTTQLKLLSKIKDINYWKNIFIQSLIFGIPVLFLNHTKNWPIWETTMIFPGLYLVSLLELILSSYIQLCLGAIFIRKFSSFLRKGFKGATMDVLVCISTMCSYIFSLTTIIVSVWNGKKDGAPPVLFDTLVMLISFVSFGKLLENKAKGATSTALSSLLSLTPSICTIINDIPEYEKFINIQQNQSIEKSENKIKNKNSSFIQDFPTRVISIDLIQPNDIAIVLPGGKIPADGEIVFGETEIDESLITGEPLPVYKKFKDKVIGGSINGPHLIHIKVIHTGKKSQLQQIINLVKESQINKAPVQKFSDYIAARFVPFVLLLAIFTFIFWMIICFTIHQDKLPKIFQNEINGKFFVCLKLSISVIVVACPCALGLAAPTAVMVGTGIGAINGVLIKGAKVLEKITAINIILFDKTGTLTTGEMSLVNFQPLLSSLSKSQSKSQSKSKSQLKSQLKISDWWKLVGSVECHSEHPIGRALTKSAKSNLNLNFDDDHFDTIVNDINVLIGLGIQANVTLTGATTVGTETNQYNVYVGNDKLIEEKFPNLLNNIDEKLLHSTNTVSHVIIDGEYSGYIELTDALKPGSWEVVNYLKNQGYIIGMVTGDNRGAALKIAQEVGIPFDNVFYEVSPIHKDNVITDLHNRLGGITNNGNVNVAFIGDGINDAPALAKADIGMAISSGTDIAIESADIVLIGGRNNQTDLYGVINALKISTTTFNRIKINFLWAIIYNVFMLPFAMGCFLPLNIVLPPVAAGAAMMFSSLSVVFSSLLLKRWTPPKIEIKETFINDDLEMGNNTFDGFSLKNGTLEQFNNVKRKSAINFSSLFAKMTRRRRGGGGGGGRRNNNNQSYELVSNRFS